Genomic window (Sparus aurata chromosome 19, fSpaAur1.1, whole genome shotgun sequence):
TGTTGTGGCTACAATTTTAAAGACCTATTTCAAGACTAGTATTTTGCGAGTTATCCTTTAAAAgtggtacaatatgtaagatttcCGCACTACGTTGTATATTTTGTTGTGGTTCTGCACTCattccaaatgtttccaacaatgttcaaaccctgAGAAATCCATATTGTATTCAGTTATCTTCAATTACACGATATGCATGCTAATTATGTACCTGCCTAAATACAGACTGTTTACATTGCTTTAACAAACAGAATAAAGCTTGGTATGAATCAATTTGTGTTACATTGGTGTTTTTCTGGCCATTCGCCATGACTCAGGGGTAGAGTCAACGTCTTGTCACTGGTTTGATTCCCATGGTccgcatgtcgaagtgtccttgggcgagatactgaaccccaaattgctcctgatgtgctggttggcaccttgcatggcagccaccaccatcagttcatgaatgtatgaattactgtaagttgatTAGGACAAAAACGCCGGCTAAATGCCCTATATGTAAATGAACAAGTGAGTACACCCCTGTGCATAGGTGTCATTTTTAGGGTGGCTTGGACATGTCCCTTACCGCTTTTTAAATGGCTGATTTTGTCCCCATCTCCTTTTAAAACCATAATTGGTCAAAAATGTtctgaaaatgactcaaaaagTGACTTACATAGCTGCGTGCTGAAGTAGAAGTGAAGTCgcaaaaaatgtgtgtccaACTTTTTTGTGGGATTGAATGCTGTTGCCTTGTGCTTGGAACGAGTCATGAATTCTTGTGAAGTCTTTGTTGCTCCAATGTTAAGAAAGTTGGTATAGTGACTGTGCGTTCAGCGATTAGTTGTCCCAGTTGTGCaagtttttttctgtggaaattatcagaaataaaataactcactcactcactcccaAAAGTGACTAAGCCTGTGATTTCCAGTGAAGACAAATTGAGCACGTTTATGTTGTGTTGAATGCAACATGGCTCCACAGTAAAGAATTACACAGGAGACACTCCATACCAAAGTGTGGAGTAGCGCAAGAATCTAGGCCCTGTACACATCCAGTGTCAGTTCACCTTTTAATCCAGTCGCTTCAGTACAAATGTCTGATCAACAAGTAGTCACATGCATGCAATAATTGTGATATAATTGTCATAAAAGCATTTATAACACAATATGAGCATATTTCAGTCCCAttgcagatttttattatttgtaaaatGGGCATAAGACAGAGCTGAGGATTTTATCGAATCTTACTGAGAAAACTACACCCCAGGGGCAAGTGGGGAAAATGcctcttttctcccttttaaaaaaaaacccaaacaatatTCTATGTCTGATCTTAATTGTTTTGTGTTAGGGTTAGTGGAACTGGTGAAAAATACTATTGCCAATACTATTTCTCCTGActcaattctttttttctttttttaaatcacgttttcacaagtgaaaaaaatgaaagaacttAATAAGCTTATCTTGGcaaaaaacggaaaaaaaaacaaaaaaaaaaaacaacaccagttctcaagtcataaacacagaaacaaaatatcTTCACAGACTCCTCGCTGGatctaacaaaaataaataaataataaaacagtaaGACTGGGACAGTCATCATGAGAGTGACACTATTACAATGCCTGGAAGCTTGATTAACGGCATTTACAAAGCCAATCAGTGTTtcgtcagtgttttttttattacattaccGAGTAGACAAAACGCGAGTACAAGCTAGTTTTTTCCGCTCGGCTTCTGTACAATGACACAGGAGAACACGGAAGCTCATTACAAGGTATTCGGGGCGTGTCGGcttggaaataaataaaactgatgctTCCAACAGAAGCGACCTAAAGACTCCTGATCTCTGAAGGACCTCAAGTCAAGTGTCTGTCTGTAAGTATATGGTGACTCTCATTCAGTGTGTGACGGAGGGATTTGACTATTGGGTTTGTTGACGGTTGGTGTAACAGCAGTAAGCAGGCTAAAAGCACACTGGTTTGACTCGTTACACAGAGAAGGCATTTAACGCCAGGTGAGAGGCCTGGTTTGACAGTCTCTGAACCTAGTTCATTCAAAGTCAGACGTTATTTAAAGTATAACAGTGGTAGTTAATGTAATTCTAAGGATAATGTAATATGAGTTCAGAATGACACGTAGTTCTCTTGTAATCCAGGAGCGACATAAACTCTTTCAGTTGTTATCTGTTACACCATACTTGATTGAAAAAATGGAAGTTTGATATTTTCAAGGAATGCATAGAATTTTGTGAAtatgttttaaattttttgcTAAATTTGCGGACGTACCATTAATGATGCAGCTAATGTCCATACAATCTTAAATTACCAGCTAGGACAactactgttttactttgctaTTGCCAATAAGGTTAGGGTAGGCGAGCAGGTTGTTTTAGAAGATATATTAAATCAGCCCTGCTTGGTCTATTTAATGTTTGACGAACTAAACACTACACTTTTTAGTGTTTATAAATGGTCTTCATGTATCGTATGTCATGTATTAATATTCAGAGACAAACAGTGAAATatagtgtaaaaagaaaaacagcaagtAATGATTAGTGCTCTGCCCTCCCTTCTTTACAGGCACAATGGCATCACCAACTCCACTATCCAAGGCCAACACCACCTTCTCGCTGGCTTTGCTCAAAAAGCTGAGTGATAACGACAAGACGGCAAATGTCTTCTACTCTCCTTTCAGCATCTCTTCAGCCCTGGCTATGGTGATGATGGGGGCCAGAGGCAACACAGCTGCACAGATGTCagaggtacaacacacacacacacacacacacacacacacacacacacacagacacacacacactaaagttGATTGCTATACAGGGTGGTACACCAAGCTCAGTTTCATTTCCAGAAGctcataatcttttttttctgtttaagatAGTATGATGGCTGTCCACCTGGTGCACAAAATGCAGATTTCATAATATAAATGTCTCTGGGACCATTTAAGGATTGAAGAGTTTAAAATATACAGAAATGAAGGGCAGAAAGTAGTTCTGCAGGCCCTCATTCAGTATGAATCACCAGATCTTTCTGTCAGTATCAGCAAGACAGACAAGGTTTGTCCTGTTCAGACTCTGACTAAGTTTTATGGGGGGCAGCTCTGTGTGGTGTTACTATAGAAACGTTACACATAACGTGGAAGTGTAAAGGCCATAAAGATCTAGTTAAAGTCATCTGTGCACATTATCAGTTCCTGGCCTATGCACCATATTAAGTAGTATGAggattctttaaaaaaaaaaaaaagaacaaaaggatCATTAAGGCTTGATGTGTGCCGGCATAAGCAGGAGGATTTATAATGTTTAATGgtaatgataattaaaaaatcaaaaaattaCTGCCCTGACAGAAAACCATTATCAATAATAAGTTTTAAGAGTGAAGAGTTATGATAATTTTATGTTAATACAGAGTGCAAAAACATTTGCAGATATTACCATTCTTTTATTAGTCATTTTTGTATTATCTCCTTTTTATGCCCTTATTTGATGCAATAACAGCAGTATTATCAGGGACAAAGTTggtattttttataaatatattcaCGGGTTATAACAAGCAGCTGTGACACAACAGCAGTGGGAGGTGGTAGAGGGAATGGGTTCATGACAGTATGAGGGACACACCCAGCTACACCAGCAGGATCACAAAGACAAAATTCCACATGATACATTTATCTTTCTAAGGACTTGTTCTGATTGTGTTGGTCAAACATAACATAGTGATCCTGGCTCCTCCCGCATGCCTTTGTGAGTAAGggtaggtgtgtgtttgtgcacgcaTGAAAGAGATCAGAGGTGACAGTAACAAATGGCTGCTGTGAGGGTTTTTTAAGCAGTCAGTTACCAGAAAATCCAGCTGTGTGAACACATTGAATTGTGTGTGCTGTCTTATAACTTAACATTAACCAACAGGTCATTAAATACCACAGTCTGTTGAATTTGCAAGAATTTGACATTTAACTTCCCACTAACTATGATTGTCATTTAGAAATGTGCATACACTGGTACtatcaaagaacaaaaaaacaaacaacaaaaagtctCATTAATAGAATTAAAAAATATTGCCACCTCTAATTGTAATAATACAACATAAGAACACGAGAATCTTGGCTGAAAAACCAATACAATGGTAAGCCAATTCAACGCTTTAactaaaatgtcttgttgaagTAGCCTTGTTTAAACCTATGGTtcccttcctttttttgtttgttccattgCCATATATTTAAACCATTTATCCATTAGGCTCTTTTAAGCTAACAGCCATTTTCCACAAAATGCCCTTGTAAAACATTATGTATCCCATAAATCAGTTTCCTGCAATGGATTCTTTTGGCAAGGGAAATCTCAAAGAGCAACTTACCAGCAGCTGGAAATCTTGTTTGCCCAAGTCCATAGGTTAAACCTCTTACCTTGATCCAGCAACTAAGAAGCATATGCAGGGTGTGGTGGACACACCCTGACAGCATTGTTGGTTGTGGTtactcttcagctcctccacatCATGCAGAGAGGAATTCAGCAACTGTGTGTACGGAAGttatatacattcacaaatgaTTACTTACAGTTTGGTGATGGTCTTTGGACTTAATACAACCCATGCTGGAGATGGGTTTGTCCCACAATTCTATTTCATTGAACAAAACTATGATGATATGCACTCCTCTCAGATCAGCATTCAAATTGCCTTGATTCCTGTTCCATCTTCCAAATCTAAAGGGTACCGCACTGTACAAGGCCAGCCCACACATCACGGCTTGGATGACTTCATAACTTCATGTATACAACCGGAGACACATGATGTCTAacttcactgttaacacacccAGTTGTACCCTTAGGTCCTCTGCTTCACTGAGGCAGAGAAGCTGCAGCATGCAGGACCGCCACAAGAGATGCAGATGTTGCAGCAAGTCCAGACCAAAATACCACAGCACCTGCTGAAAATGGTAACACGGCCACTAGTACAGGAGTGATGAACTAATTTAGGGGCATTTTTACTAACTATCTGGGTCTGCCTGGGTGGTGTCATTTTGTGAGGAGATTCTTGGAGACAAAGAGCAACTGCTTCCAGAGAGAATTTCATTCTGTCTGTTGCTGATCTTTaatctgctgctgtcctcctggaTTGAatatatgaagaaaaaacagcattgcaAGGGAGCAGCCTGAGTTGTATGCTGTTTACTGaatattaaatgtgtgtgtccagcAACTCGACAAAACCACAGTGATACACATGAGTGTGGTCCTTTCTTCtctatttactgtttcttccttgTGTGCTTTTATCTCTTAAAAGCAGCTGCTGGAAACATCAGTGGGATTAGACTCAACTGTCAAAAGTtggaacaacaaaacaaaatgtcatttcaTATATATCCTTTATACCAGGATATTACTCTGATAACACTCTTGAATGTGGATAATGCCAAATTTTGCAAATGTCGTTATGGCTGTCAGCGGGTGATAATGGTTTATGTCATGCTGATTTGGATGCACACCAGCAAAAGCATACCATCCTGAATTCGGTTTTTCAAGATGACTGTGTGAATAACAACATGGTGGAGGGTTGGCATGTGTCTTCATGTGAGGGTTTCTGGACATGCTGGTCAAAGCTTGGGAAAGCGTTTCCATGGGTTCTTTAAAGTTGGTGTTCAAGGTGTTAAACCGGTCCCTCTACATTTTCCATGTCTAACCCTAtccctttttacatttttcagtctGTGTTGGGATTCTGGGGATTAACACTGCAATTTTAAAGGATTTCAATGTTCTCAGATACAATTTGTACATTATATGAAGAGAAATGGTTACTGAAAGCCTGTAACTCAAAGGGACAGTGcagcccaaaatcaaaaatggatATTCTTCCTCTCCAATGTCTCTTACCAGAAACCATGACCTGTTTACTCAAGATGACCCACAGACCTGGAGTTAGCAATTCAATTCATGTTGGAACTATTTTCTGTCTAccaactgctcacaacaaggtctgtgatGAGTAATCGGGTCATGATATCTGAAAAGCgtcattgctgttgagtttttcaaatgtatttttttggcactttgagcTCTGCAAGCCGAGTGCCGTCTTATCTAGTGTCATTATATTttagagaaggcagacatcccCATGGCCAATATCTCTTCTTCATCCACAGTGCCTGAAAACCCGTGATGTTCAGGACGATGTCCACAGCAGTTTTGCGCAGCTGCTGGGTGAACTCAACAAGGCAGACGCTCCGTATGCCCTCAGTGTGGCCAACAGACTGTACGGGGAGCAGTCCTACCAGTTTGTTGAGGTGTGTGTATCTACAGCATGTGTGTAGGTATATTCAGTAGTAGGTGTGGTTGTGTTAACATATTTGTACACTGGAGtgaatgagacacacagacaagaaTATTTGAGCTGAAGGAATGATGAATGAGGAAGTGGGCAGCAGGCCAGTATAGAAGCAAGGAAAGTAGTGGTTGTGAAAATATTCTAGCTGTGATGGCCTTTAACTCCACTTACTAAGTAAACTAACCAACTTATGaattatattattgttttgtgtgaTCACAATCAGTAAATGTGTTGTTGATGGTTCCAGCATTTCTTAGGAGGCACCAGGAAGCACTACAACGCAGAGCTGGAGTCTGTTGACTTTGTAAAAAGCTTTGAGGCGGCAAGGCTCAACATAAACAGCTGGGTGGAGGATAAGACACAAGGTGGTTCATACACACTAACATACACACTTATCAGTATGTTAGTAGACATCATGTCTCCTTCATCTAATGCAATTATTATAACACCGGTCAAACATTGTAAACTGATCTTTAACTGGAGGAGCACCATATTATTGTTAGGAACACTCACTTATATTAGTCTCATTTTTGGATGCAGAAATAAAAGCTAGATCTCCAGACTGCTAAAATTGTACAGTAACATAAAAACTTGCATGCCCTTTTAGTGCCAAGagtttaaacattttcacaatgACGGCCTGAGAGTGGGCAGAGTTGAAGGGTGGAGACTAATTTCATCAGATTATTTTGGTATTAAGGCAGAAAGATTTGATATTAATGTAGAAATGATGCATTAAATTGTCCTGTAAATGCAAAAGAAATATCTTTTTGTGTCTAAAAATATGATTGAATTCTATGTCAGGGAAACATGGCAGTTGAGTGTACCACTTTCACACTCTACATGCTTCAGTTGAGTGAAATCATATCATATATCGTATCATTTTTTCCTTCAGGTAAAATTAAGGATTTACTGGCCCAGGGTGTGTTGGACAGCATGACCAGGCTGGTGCTGGTCAATGCCATCTACTTCAAAGGCAACTGGAACAAGAAATTTAAGGAAGACGTCACACGTGATGCTCAGTTCAGAATCAACCAGGTAACACTgctcaaagaaaacatccaGTGTGGTTACAGTGATTGACAAAGATCAGTTAAATttagaaaatatgtttgtttttgttttttcaaattattgTATAATATCATTACCATTAAACATTATTGTATAGCAGCATATACCATTTAGTCAGCTTTGAACTGGTCCACAACACACTGAATCTGCACTAAGTGATTTGTAAttagacagaaaacaaacagaaacactgaaaaacaaactcaacagcAAGCCTCCATACTGTGTCAGCTTTTCAAGTTGTTATGGGAACTTGTTAGTGAACAACGAGCAACCTGCACACTGCAAGATGTGTGGCAACCTGGCCGTGCCATCACAGGGTTTTCACTCACCACTTGATGAATGTAAGTCCAGGTTTCACCGCAACCCTGCAAAGTCACCTGGGTTTTAGCTTTTGAttaaactagtgcattgcccgaaggaagcatgtattcctatagaaaagtgggaggttaagtagctttttcatggatggccaaatgaggctgtgtttgaaggtgggacgtcagggatataattggctgtttttgactacttttgattataccattatatttcaccttaaaaactatttaccttgccttacttggtgtaattatttttagcacaacctcacatgtgtgactgtacacttattttttcattttaaggtactatattaacactatggacctaaaatcacaaaagaacataaaatcagagtagaaaaagttagtttttttactgtgaaaaccgcaaatatgtttaatgaaccaattgcattagtt
Coding sequences:
- the LOC115569723 gene encoding leukocyte elastase inhibitor-like isoform X3, with amino-acid sequence MASPTPLSKANTTFSLALLKKLSDNDKTANVFYSPFSISSALAMVMMGARGNTAAQMSEVLCFTEAEKLQHAGPPQEMQMLQQVQTKIPQHLLKMCLKTRDVQDDVHSSFAQLLGELNKADAPYALSVANRLYGEQSYQFVEHFLGGTRKHYNAELESVDFVKSFEAARLNINSWVEDKTQGKIKDLLAQGVLDSMTRLVLVNAIYFKGNWNKKFKEDVTRDAQFRINQNDTKPVKMMHQKTKFPLTFIPEANCQILEMPYIGKELSMLIFLPNDMKEGTTGLEKLEKELTYENFVEWTRPDMMDEIEVQVGLPRFKMEEKYDMKSVLVSMGMVDAFDIAMSDFSGMSPANDLVLSKVVHKAFVEVNEEGTEAAAATAAIMMLRCALPAPTFIADHPFLFFIRHNPSMSILFAGRYCSPE
- the LOC115569723 gene encoding leukocyte elastase inhibitor-like isoform X4; this encodes MASPTPLSKANTTFSLALLKKLSDNDKTANVFYSPFSISSALAMVMMGARGNTAAQMSECLKTRDVQDDVHSSFAQLLGELNKADAPYALSVANRLYGEQSYQFVEHFLGGTRKHYNAELESVDFVKSFEAARLNINSWVEDKTQGKIKDLLAQGVLDSMTRLVLVNAIYFKGNWNKKFKEDVTRDAQFRINQNDTKPVKMMHQKTKFPLTFIPEANCQILEMPYIGKELSMLIFLPNDMKEGTTGLEKLEKELTYENFVEWTRPDMMDEIEVQVGLPRFKMEEKYDMKSVLVSMGMVDAFDIAMSDFSGMSPANDLVLSKVVHKAFVEVNEEGTEAAAATAAIMMLRCALPAPTFIADHPFLFFIRHNPSMSILFAGRYCSPE